The Streptomyces sp. NBC_00576 genome contains the following window.
TCCCTGGCCGCGCACCAGGACGTCAACGCGATCGACCTGGCGGGCGCGGGCGCCGACGACGGTCTCGCGAAGGAGTTGGAGATCGCGGCGGCCGACAACCTCAAGCGCATCCTCCGTCCACAGGCTGTGGACAACGCGCACTGGTTCGCCACCCCGGGCACCGAACGACTGACCGCCTTCCTGGAGACGAAGACGGTCTGGCACCCGACGGGTTCACTTGGCGCGTCGGGTTCCTCGTACTGACCGACCGGCCGACGGCGTCTGCCGCCGAAGCCGAGGGCCGCGTCTCCCACCGTCCGGGGAGGCGCGGCCCTCTTCTGTCGTCGGGCGGGCGTTCAGCCGCCCAGCAGCCCCGCGGCCTGGCCCAGCACCGGGATGCTGCCGATCGACTGCGCCTGCGCGACCGGACCGGTCAACGCCTGCGAGGTCAGCGGCTGGAAGTCGGCGAGCTGGGTGCCCACCCCGTTGTCCAGCGGGTCGACACCCGTACCGGCAAGGGGGTTGGGCTTGAGGCCCTGGATCGCACCCGTGACATAGCCGACCGAGCCGGTGAGCGCCGCCAGGCCGGACTGCGGGGCGAGTTGGCCCAACGAGGTGCTGGGGTTGGTGCGAACGACGTCAACCGCGGGTCCGCCCTCTGCGGCGGAGGCCGTCGCGGCGCCCGCCCCCAGGGCAGCGCCGGTGGCCGCGAGGGCGATCAGGGCGCGCTGAGCGGTCTGGTTCTGGGTGGACGTGCGTCGTGCCATGAGTGGTGGCCGCCTTCTGGTGCGCTGGGTAATCAGGACGACACGAAGGGTAGTAGTTGCTCGCCGAGGAGGGCGAGGCTGGATTAGCTCGATCGCGTGATGGGCGACTTCCAGGCTTGCGGCGCGCTGGGCCGTTCGGGTTGGCGTGGTCGTGCGACCTGGGACACCGGGTACCAGCTCGCCCAAGACCGTTCGGGGCGCGCGGCTGAACGGGCTCAACTCCCGCTCAGTCCACAGGAACGGTGTCGAGGTGTGACGCAAGCCGACTCGCGTGGGTGTGGGCAGGTGGGCGCCCGATGCCTCACACTGGTGTCTCGTGACCTCCCACCCGCCCATACCCACGCGAGTCGTGCTGCTCTGCGGCCCTTCCGGCTCCGGCAAGTCCCTCCTCGCCGCCCGTTCCGGTCTCCCGGTCCTGCGGCTCGACGACTTCTACAAGGAGGGCACCGACCCGACGCTGCCGCAGGTCCTGGGAAGCACCGACATCGACTGGGACCACCCTCAGTCGTGGGACGCGGACGCGGCGGTCACCGCCATCACCGAGCTGTGCCGCACGGGTCGTACGAACGTCCCGGTGTACGACATCTCGCAGAGCGCCCGTACGGGCGAGGAGGGCGTCGAGATCGGCCGGACCCCGCTGTTCATCGCGGAGGGCATCTTCGCCGCCGAGATCGTCGCGCGCTGCCAGGAGGAGGGCGTCCTCGCGGACGCGCTCTGTCTTAGCCGGGGGCCGGTCAAGACGTTCCGCCGGCGCTTCCTGCGGGACCTGCGCGAGGGCCGCAAGTCGGTGCCGTTCCTGCTGCGCCGCGGCTGGCGGCTGATGCGCGCCGAGCGTTCCATCGTCGCCCGCCAGACGGCCCTGGGCGCGCACGCGTGCGACCGGGACGAGGCGATGGGCAGACTGGCGGACGCGGCAGCGGGCCGCCGCCCACAGACGAGTACGGCAGCCTGACCCCGTACTTCACCCCGCACTCGCGCACACGTACACGTACACGAAAAGCGGGACTGGTTGGACCCCCCGGCCCTCCAGTCCCGCTCTCTTTGTGCTTCCCCCGTGTGGTGCTACCCCCGCGGCCCCCCAGCCCCGGTGGTTCCCCTCTGGTGGTGCTCCCCCGTGCTTCCCCCCGTTTACCGCTCCCCCGTTGACCGCTCCCCCGTTGAGCGGTGCTTCCCCCACACCCTCAGGCGACGAGCTCCCCGAAGGATTCCTCCTCGTCACGGCCGAAGCTGAGGACCTCGTCCTCACGCATCCGGCGGAGCGACCGCCAGATGCTGGACTTCACCGTGCCGACACTGATGTCGAGGATCTCCGCGATCTCCGGGTCCGTGCGGCCCTCGTAGTAACGAAGGACCAGCATCGTCCGCTGGAGTTCGGGGAGCCGGGCCAGCGCCTGCCACAGGACCGCGCGCAGCTCCGTGCCGCGCATCGCGTCCGTGTCGCCGGCCGTCTCCGGCAGTTCCTCGGTCGGGTACTCGTTCAGCTTGCG
Protein-coding sequences here:
- a CDS encoding uridine kinase family protein, translated to MTSHPPIPTRVVLLCGPSGSGKSLLAARSGLPVLRLDDFYKEGTDPTLPQVLGSTDIDWDHPQSWDADAAVTAITELCRTGRTNVPVYDISQSARTGEEGVEIGRTPLFIAEGIFAAEIVARCQEEGVLADALCLSRGPVKTFRRRFLRDLREGRKSVPFLLRRGWRLMRAERSIVARQTALGAHACDRDEAMGRLADAAAGRRPQTSTAA